Proteins from a genomic interval of Corynebacterium freiburgense:
- the purU gene encoding formyltetrahydrofolate deformylase: MSTNSPTEHQYVLTLGCPDSTGIVAKLSSFIAELGGWITEAGYFTDPESGWFFTRQAVRADSIEVSFAELKERFGLIAEELGAETRWRIWDTAHPKKAVILVTKEGHCLHDLLGRVDQNDYPMEVAAIIGNHDDLRHIAENHGIPFHHVPFPKDAVGKRKAFDQVAAIVEQHNPEAIVLARFMQILPPDLCEMWEGRAINIHHSFLPSFMGARPYHQAYKRGVKLIGATCHYATTDLDDGPIIEQDVIRVSHKDTPTNMQRLGRDAEKVVLARGLRFHLEDRVQVHGNRTVIFD; this comes from the coding sequence ATGAGCACCAATTCGCCAACCGAACACCAATACGTTCTCACTCTTGGATGCCCGGACTCCACGGGCATCGTGGCAAAGCTCTCAAGTTTTATCGCTGAGCTTGGGGGTTGGATCACAGAGGCCGGGTATTTCACCGATCCTGAAAGTGGATGGTTTTTTACCCGCCAGGCAGTTCGCGCAGATTCCATTGAAGTAAGTTTCGCAGAATTAAAGGAACGCTTTGGATTAATCGCCGAAGAGCTTGGGGCGGAAACTCGGTGGCGAATTTGGGATACCGCGCACCCTAAAAAAGCGGTTATATTAGTGACCAAAGAAGGTCACTGCCTGCATGATTTACTGGGCCGGGTGGACCAAAACGATTATCCAATGGAAGTCGCCGCTATTATTGGCAATCACGATGATCTGCGCCATATTGCAGAAAATCACGGAATTCCATTCCACCATGTGCCTTTCCCTAAAGACGCCGTGGGAAAGCGGAAAGCTTTTGATCAGGTGGCCGCGATTGTTGAGCAACATAATCCAGAGGCAATTGTACTAGCACGTTTTATGCAAATCCTGCCCCCAGATCTTTGCGAAATGTGGGAGGGCCGTGCCATAAATATTCATCACAGTTTCTTGCCATCGTTTATGGGAGCACGGCCATATCACCAAGCATATAAGCGGGGCGTAAAGCTAATCGGCGCAACCTGCCACTATGCCACCACTGATCTTGATGATGGCCCCATTATTGAGCAAGATGTTATTCGCGTGAGCCATAAGGACACCCCCACCAATATGCAGCGCTTAGGCCGCGATGCTGAAAAAGTAGTGCTTGCTCGTGGGCTGCGTTTTCATTTGGAGGATCGGGTACAGGTCCATGGAAATCGAACGGTTATTTTCGACTAG
- a CDS encoding LmeA family phospholipid-binding protein, which yields MKKILAVLFAVILVICVTAEIGVRSMVGKELRQNIATNSGLTEQDPQPSVSFGPTPLLFSAVTKNVPKVEIDVPSTLNPQSGTGNPETHIKVKSLNIADNANPIAQNLTLATSMPTDYLLAQAQQASSQGILGDLVKVSAMRTDAARNVLIVELAQGSATLEISPRAENGQLILDASNASILGFDLPPEVSDAISQSLRVGANEFGGELRTTKVEVVENGVNLELEGENVNISQLQQPAQPPAPVQ from the coding sequence ATGAAAAAGATTCTGGCTGTGCTCTTTGCGGTAATCCTAGTTATTTGTGTGACAGCGGAGATCGGCGTCCGCTCAATGGTCGGGAAGGAACTCCGACAAAATATTGCCACTAATTCTGGTCTTACCGAGCAGGATCCACAGCCAAGCGTATCTTTTGGCCCCACACCATTGCTTTTCTCCGCAGTTACTAAGAATGTTCCGAAGGTGGAAATCGATGTGCCCTCCACATTAAACCCCCAAAGCGGAACTGGTAACCCTGAAACCCACATTAAGGTTAAGTCGCTAAACATTGCCGACAATGCCAACCCCATTGCCCAAAACCTTACATTGGCAACCAGTATGCCCACAGACTACTTGCTCGCACAGGCCCAACAAGCCAGCAGTCAAGGCATTCTCGGCGACTTAGTCAAAGTCTCCGCCATGCGTACCGACGCCGCCCGCAATGTCCTTATCGTCGAGCTTGCGCAAGGCAGCGCCACCCTTGAAATTAGCCCCCGAGCAGAAAACGGGCAGCTGATTCTAGACGCTTCCAACGCCAGCATCCTCGGCTTCGACCTCCCGCCAGAGGTCTCCGATGCCATCTCCCAATCACTACGAGTCGGCGCCAACGAATTCGGCGGAGAACTCCGAACCACCAAAGTTGAAGTAGTTGAAAACGGCGTTAACCTTGAACTCGAAGGCGAAAACGTAAATATCAGCCAACTCCAGCAACCAGCGCAACCACCGGCGCCTGTGCAATAA
- a CDS encoding ATP-binding cassette domain-containing protein: MIELVGVEVGYGNKSVLYEISFRAEIGRCYVLAGANGSGKTTLLKAIVGLIPVKKGLIYFGSEQVKGIPRIAGKIGIALGPEMLPKMLTVSQIINLKGSLAEVSIKSAEEVRSMPGSKFHLCDRP, from the coding sequence GTGATTGAGTTAGTCGGCGTCGAAGTGGGGTACGGGAACAAGTCAGTTCTGTATGAGATTAGTTTTCGCGCAGAAATCGGAAGATGCTACGTACTTGCTGGCGCTAATGGGAGCGGGAAAACAACTTTACTAAAGGCGATCGTTGGGCTAATTCCTGTGAAAAAAGGCCTAATCTATTTTGGTTCCGAACAAGTTAAAGGAATACCAAGAATTGCGGGTAAAATTGGCATCGCATTAGGGCCGGAAATGTTGCCTAAGATGTTAACGGTTTCGCAGATAATTAATCTAAAGGGTTCGCTCGCCGAAGTTTCCATTAAATCTGCCGAGGAAGTTAGATCAATGCCGGGTAGCAAATTTCACCTTTGTGATAGACCATAG
- a CDS encoding TetR/AcrR family transcriptional regulator, producing the protein MSDRLQTQRRLVESARAVIIEHGIEGCTQQRICKDAGLTRGAFYSNYASKEELFTHVAQDAYQRIIRKLDQVVEHWTAPTPDPVNEAEAKVRVTKFLSQAQADLGLTREFFILHNELLSRAARVPEWAIQFKDINRDFVLRVSKVLELIVQHVGRTLSYRPEAIAQAVIGITLRATGVSAWKTELILEDGPFERRGTMLESEDVVHMVLSLLFACSEPTSK; encoded by the coding sequence ATGAGCGATCGTTTGCAAACTCAGCGTCGTCTAGTCGAATCCGCTCGCGCCGTAATAATTGAGCACGGCATTGAAGGCTGTACACAGCAACGAATTTGCAAAGACGCAGGACTTACCCGGGGAGCTTTTTACTCTAATTACGCCTCAAAAGAAGAGCTTTTTACGCATGTAGCCCAAGACGCCTATCAGCGAATTATTCGCAAACTAGATCAGGTTGTTGAGCACTGGACAGCCCCAACGCCAGATCCAGTAAACGAAGCCGAAGCCAAGGTCAGAGTGACAAAATTCCTTTCGCAGGCACAAGCTGATCTAGGGCTGACCCGTGAATTTTTCATTCTCCACAATGAATTATTATCTCGTGCCGCACGTGTCCCGGAATGGGCAATCCAGTTTAAAGATATTAATCGTGATTTTGTACTTCGCGTCTCAAAAGTATTAGAACTCATTGTTCAACATGTAGGTCGCACATTAAGCTATCGGCCAGAAGCGATTGCACAGGCAGTTATTGGAATTACACTACGGGCTACTGGTGTTTCCGCCTGGAAAACAGAATTAATTTTGGAAGATGGCCCATTTGAACGTAGGGGCACCATGCTTGAGAGCGAAGATGTGGTTCATATGGTACTTTCATTGCTTTTTGCCTGCTCCGAGCCAACATCGAAGTAA
- a CDS encoding UDP-N-acetylmuramate dehydrogenase: MIHSSLAEQLAAIPDATLDPDATFAQLTTLHLGGKPALAVRCATITAAANTVSLLDAAGVPQLIVGGGSNLVIADGEINLVAVILECDTITIDRSTGIVRAEAGAVWDDVVSLTVESGLGGIECLSGIPGSAGATPVQNVGAYGVEISDVLTRVHLWDRKRGVDEWVDASALELSYRYSNLKFTGRAVVLEVELALNVDGLSAPLRFGELVRVLDAQAGARVSAGQVREAVLALRKGKGMVYEPTDHDTWSAGSFFTNPIVSAESVSQVRSVAERLGVAEGMPCFEVDGGWKLSAAWLIDKAGYTKGYPGESAAARLSTKHTLALTNRGNATTNDLVELARDICHGVHQVFGVKLEPEPVWIGVEI; this comes from the coding sequence GTGATTCATTCATCGCTAGCCGAGCAACTCGCCGCAATACCCGACGCTACCCTGGACCCAGATGCCACATTTGCCCAGCTCACCACACTCCATCTTGGTGGGAAACCAGCACTTGCTGTGCGCTGCGCGACCATTACTGCGGCAGCAAACACAGTTTCGCTTCTCGACGCCGCGGGGGTACCGCAGTTAATCGTCGGCGGAGGCTCAAACCTGGTTATTGCGGATGGTGAGATTAATCTTGTTGCCGTAATCCTAGAATGTGACACCATTACAATCGATCGCTCTACCGGAATCGTCCGAGCCGAAGCCGGTGCAGTTTGGGATGACGTTGTATCGCTAACCGTTGAATCAGGTCTTGGGGGTATCGAATGCCTGTCTGGAATTCCAGGCTCTGCAGGCGCTACACCCGTACAAAACGTCGGAGCCTATGGTGTAGAAATTTCCGACGTTCTAACCCGAGTACATCTGTGGGATCGTAAACGTGGTGTTGATGAATGGGTGGATGCTAGTGCCCTTGAATTATCGTATAGATATTCTAATTTAAAGTTCACTGGCCGAGCTGTGGTGCTGGAAGTGGAATTAGCCCTAAATGTGGATGGTCTCAGTGCACCTTTGCGTTTTGGTGAACTAGTTCGAGTATTGGATGCCCAAGCTGGTGCACGTGTTTCAGCGGGACAGGTTCGTGAAGCTGTGCTTGCCTTACGGAAAGGCAAGGGCATGGTCTATGAACCAACCGACCATGACACCTGGTCTGCCGGATCCTTTTTTACAAATCCAATTGTGTCCGCAGAATCCGTTTCGCAGGTGCGTTCCGTAGCGGAGAGGCTTGGTGTTGCGGAAGGTATGCCTTGTTTTGAAGTTGATGGAGGTTGGAAGCTTTCTGCAGCTTGGCTAATTGATAAGGCCGGTTATACCAAGGGCTATCCAGGTGAAAGCGCCGCAGCTCGATTGTCCACGAAACATACTTTGGCGCTGACAAATCGCGGTAACGCAACCACAAACGATCTAGTGGAGCTGGCAAGGGATATTTGCCATGGTGTACATCAAGTATTTGGTGTGAAACTAGAACCCGAACCCGTGTGGATTGGGGTGGAAATCTAG
- a CDS encoding methylase, with translation MADHAHNLRATFTAQGFHSKGPIGVITRGTTNINRLRRCDRWMTYESNIQRSLMHSKSPLAIDVGYGASHTTTCEWATWLRRSRPDIEVIGLEIDPNRVLPPRNGVRFELGGFELAGYTPTLVRAFNVLRQYDASQVTDAWQTVCSRLAPNGFFVEGTCDELGRRCSWVLLDATGPQSLTLAWDPRHTERPSELAERLPKALIHRNIAGENIYDLLQQADAAWDRAAGWAPYGPRIRWREARQLLINDGVPLNPVRRRIRDNLLTVPWQYVA, from the coding sequence ATGGCTGATCATGCCCACAATTTGCGGGCTACATTTACCGCTCAAGGATTTCATTCCAAAGGCCCCATTGGGGTAATAACGCGCGGAACTACAAATATTAATAGGCTGCGCCGATGTGATCGTTGGATGACGTATGAATCAAATATTCAACGATCACTTATGCATTCGAAAAGCCCGTTAGCCATTGACGTTGGCTACGGCGCTTCCCACACCACCACCTGCGAATGGGCAACGTGGCTACGACGCAGCCGACCAGATATTGAAGTTATCGGCCTGGAAATCGACCCCAACCGTGTTCTACCACCACGCAATGGCGTTCGGTTTGAACTTGGCGGTTTCGAACTAGCCGGCTACACCCCCACGCTCGTACGCGCATTCAATGTGCTCCGCCAGTACGACGCCTCCCAAGTCACAGACGCATGGCAAACAGTATGTTCTAGGCTTGCCCCCAATGGCTTCTTTGTCGAAGGCACATGCGATGAACTTGGGCGACGCTGCTCCTGGGTGCTTCTCGACGCCACCGGGCCCCAATCCCTCACGCTTGCCTGGGACCCCCGCCACACCGAGCGCCCCTCAGAACTTGCAGAACGACTCCCCAAAGCCTTGATCCACCGCAATATAGCAGGCGAAAATATCTACGATCTTCTCCAACAAGCCGACGCAGCCTGGGACCGTGCCGCAGGTTGGGCACCATACGGTCCGCGGATCCGCTGGCGAGAAGCACGCCAGCTATTAATTAATGATGGTGTACCCCTGAATCCCGTGCGCCGCCGCATCCGCGACAATCTTCTTACCGTTCCGTGGCAGTATGTGGCCTAG
- a CDS encoding DUF2505 domain-containing protein, with protein MATRIENSVTINHAPEKVVAALTNADYWAYNVANLSTEPGEVHSFTQTENGAEAVLYEIMPMELLPEAVRAMISQSLKIKRVFTVSSPTAANYTADVKGAPVDFKGDITISGEGDTTTLTYANEVSVTIPFMGPAIEPKVADALGELVTNEAALTEKWISENL; from the coding sequence ATGGCTACGCGTATAGAAAACTCTGTAACTATCAACCACGCCCCCGAAAAGGTCGTGGCTGCGCTAACAAACGCCGATTACTGGGCGTACAACGTGGCGAACCTGTCCACGGAACCCGGCGAAGTGCACTCCTTCACACAAACTGAAAACGGCGCAGAAGCCGTGTTGTATGAGATCATGCCAATGGAATTGCTGCCTGAAGCTGTGCGCGCCATGATCAGCCAGTCTTTAAAGATCAAGCGTGTGTTCACGGTGTCCTCCCCCACCGCCGCCAATTACACAGCTGATGTCAAGGGCGCACCGGTTGATTTTAAGGGCGATATTACGATTTCCGGCGAAGGTGACACCACAACACTCACGTATGCGAATGAGGTAAGTGTGACCATCCCATTTATGGGCCCTGCCATTGAGCCAAAGGTTGCCGATGCCCTCGGCGAACTCGTGACCAATGAAGCCGCCCTTACCGAAAAGTGGATTTCTGAAAACCTCTAA